The DNA region TCTAGATTTCCAAAGTCATCTCCTCCAACATCCCACAACCTTGTTCTTCCCTTGTTATAAGCCTCACTTCTCCTTGAAAGCAAACGAAAATTGTTATGAATGTACACCAAATTTAAGAGTTGGGTTTTCGGGATTGGATCGCAGTTGGACCGGATATAATAGGTTAAGGCTATACATCCAGTCTTTTGATCCAACAGATTATAATTCAGTTTGATCAGAAATTGAATCCATGCACCGGAACACTCCTAATTTTGAGGGTCTTATTTTTTGTATAGCAAATATTATCTccaaataacaatttaaaaagatgatATGAAATCCAATAAGAAGACTAAATAAAAATCAGCTCAAAACAAGTTAAATAAGatgaattaaaatcaaatttaacttATTTATCCTCTTTTAATAGATGGAATTATGTTGAAATCACGTGTCAATATTTTCTACTTAtgacactaatttttcattgagttcttttttttaaggaacttctactaatttcttgttcttgattATAATATGTAATAATGTTTTGTTAGGTACGGTATCCACCATAATAGAAGCTCAATTTAAACTCTCCAAAGAACAAATTATTGCCTTGAAACTACAAGCAACATTACAAGGAGACACGAGTTACAGGCTGAGTACCTTTCAAGTGCTTGCGGCACACGTGTGGAGAGCCACATGTAAAGCACGTGGCTTGTCAGATGATCAAGATGTAAAACTCTACATACCAGTTAATGGTAGAACAAGACTTAACAAAAGCTCAGAATTTCCAAAAGGTTACTATGGAAATGTAATCTTTTTTACTGCTTGTGTTACTAAATGTGctgatattaagtataaacCACTTTGGTATACAGCAAATTTGGTTCATACTGCATTAAAAAAGATGGATAATATTGAGTATTTAAGATCAGCCATCGACTACCTTGAATCACATCAAGATTTGAGTAAATTTACTCGTGGGTCCCACACTTTTACCTGTCCAAATTTTACTATAAATTCTTGGGTAAATATTCCTTTTAAATGTGATTTCGGGTGGGGCGATCCCAAGTTTTTTGGGCATGGTGGGATTCAATATGAAGGTCAATCTTATCTCATTAGAAGCCAAAACGGGGATGGGAGCTTCTCATTGGCTATTAAGCTTTTTTCTGATCATATGAGTCTTTTTGAGAAGTATTTGTATGATTTTCCTAGTTTGCTTCTTACAAGgttgtaaaattaaaagaatgccAAAAGGTTATTCTCTCTCGTTTGAAATTGTAACAAAGGAAGTCGGTGTTAAGATTAAGAAGTGTTCAAACATATATTATTGAGCTGAAAGATATTGAAAAGCAAATAAATATGTAGATgagaatataaaagaaaattcaaCAAAGTTAGAGACATATTAAAAGTTCTACTATTTCAAATAGGACATAAGAAGTAATGAATACATACCAATAATATGGACTAATTTTAAGAGTTGATCATAAATGGGGTGAAGAAGGTTTGAGAATTTTCATATCTTATATAGTGATGAATTCTTCCCTTTTATTATAATTTGGGTACTTAATCGCTCGCAATATATGTATCCAAAGAAAGGAACAAGTTGACCTGAATAAAAGTAGAGTGCAACGATCAACTTTCATATCAAAACTATTGTtatttagttattattattattagcttattattgattttttataatatatgtaaatgcacttgtaatattttttacatgattatctttatgttttgttttgttgataGTTAAATTTCTTATGTGAAACTATTTCAAGAAAAGTGATTAAAAAAAGAAACGTTTACTTTGTCATATTTCTTTAGTACATGTCatctattattaattttttcaattactaATACTATATTCGGTACAAATGAGAAAAAttctatttaaaataaaatagttcTAATATATATTGTTAAGAGGAACTAACTTGCAATGAatacaatttaaaaagaaaaaaaaaacttgctatGAATAGCATgcattattttaatatgatgcagaattaattaaagtatagaatataatcaaacatagttctatttgctataaaaaaagagtaaattaggtaaaaaaaaatcattctaagaacaatatataatatataatgataaattCAAATGAATTGGTTTCgtaacaatcaaacataaactaAAACATCCTTCAATATTTCATCGAACTCATTGATTGTTGTCATGACCATACTCTCGTGATTCTtaaagagacgacctcaaaacaaaaaacccatatttttattttctcatcccatatatttaatgcgtctctcaaagagaccgtcccTTACAATAATCTGTgtactattattataatttcaAGAACTAGATTTTAAGGTTCCAACTTGAAGGACAAATTGGTACCAGCAAGTTTTTCTtccattaattttttcattgtatCAGCCATAGAAGGTGTTAAATAATTTTTCCACCCTCCTACTTTTCCTTCCCTGAAAAATTCCTTGTTCTCACAATACTTGTTAACCGCACCACTCTTATTAACCTCCAGTTCTTTAAGATTTCCAAAACTACAAAGTTCAATTATATCCTCAATAACACCTTCATTTTCTTCCATTGGAGAAAATGGCACTCCAACAAATTCAGCCAACTTCTTTAGATGAAATCTTGGGTTTTCTTTCAAATCTTCGTACATCAAAAACAACACTTCGTTAGGTTGCTCTAAGCTCTGCTTCCAATACCCAAGAACATGATCAAAAAAGGGCCCGCAATATACAGAACCATTACAGAAATCTTGAAAGAAATCATGTATACAAGGACCTTCATAAGTCTCATCTCCCGTAGACGATTTCAACAGTTTGGGATAATACTTCCAATAAGAAACAAGCGTGTCTAAAGGGTTTCGAGAAATGTAAATGATTTTAGTTGAACAAGATTTGATGGATTCAGGAAGTAAGGGATAAGGAAAGTGAGAATGAAGTAACCGAGGTGAAGGAAGTTGATGAAGTTGGTGTGGGCGGGGAAGTTTTGGGTTGAAACCTGCATA from Amaranthus tricolor cultivar Red isolate AtriRed21 chromosome 3, ASM2621246v1, whole genome shotgun sequence includes:
- the LOC130807598 gene encoding anthranilate N-benzoyltransferase protein 2-like; the encoded protein is MNTKVKQSTIIHPAKETPTGSLWLSSLDLITRSPYTHTRLLYVYPSPNQTNRTNSFFDTNILKNALSKTLVHFYPMAGRLKRNEKTGRMEIDCNSKGVVFVEVETTHTLADFGEFKPTNELRSVVFPSPFDYSKGLSSFPMLMVQLTRFKCGGVSLGLLHQHQVADGTSCADLINSWARIAQGLEINVLPFHNRQQILGCRNPRQVKFRHLEYEQPLPPTRGITPGTVSTIIEAQFKLSKEQIIALKLQATLQGDTSYRLSTFQVLAAHVWRATCKARGLSDDQDVKLYIPVNGRTRLNKSSEFPKGYYGNVIFFTACVTKCADIKYKPLWYTANLVHTALKKMDNIEYLRSAIDYLESHQDLSKFTRGSHTFTCPNFTINSWVNIPFKCDFGWGDPKFFGHGGIQYEGQSYLIRSQNGDGSFSLAIKLFSDHMSLFEKYLYDFPSLLLTRL
- the LOC130807599 gene encoding cytosolic sulfotransferase 5-like, whose protein sequence is MKTMGSSTMNETTPATNKPNQSEEEELVVNDEELEEITKSLEKVNFMGITNIHLVKFQDFWYFSSSDFFSGLLLFQRHFLARNTDLMVNSFPKTGTTWLKALLYSIVNRVKYPPKQSPLLTHNPHQLVYDLENIYAGFNPKLPRPHQLHQLPSPRLLHSHFPYPLLPESIKSCSTKIIYISRNPLDTLVSYWKYYPKLLKSSTGDETYEGPCIHDFFQDFCNGSVYCGPFFDHVLGYWKQSLEQPNEVLFLMYEDLKENPRFHLKKLAEFVGVPFSPMEENEGVIEDIIELCSFGNLKELEVNKSGAVNKYCENKEFFREGKVGGWKNYLTPSMADTMKKLMEEKLAGTNLSFKLEP